The Alnus glutinosa chromosome 7, dhAlnGlut1.1, whole genome shotgun sequence genome includes a region encoding these proteins:
- the LOC133872615 gene encoding UPF0481 protein At3g47200-like → MGSNFVQGEASHIVSFDEYQEEYFSNIEHPMSGRTSRSGSETPMVSQRQDGVDEGLNVDHSMSRHTSRSESNATIESQRQEGVDEGLLQMMRNRISMTAPLLRREPAAGENPCIFRLPQRFKNINGKSYEPQMVSIGPYHRGKPHLHMMEEHKWRCLAYILKRPQDLKVYLDSILPLEKKARECYSETINLSTSEFLQMMVLDGCFILELLHFLYSVEIEETREVKRHPFARMRRVILLNIYGDLLFLENQIPSFVLQELFLLSRMTWHGTDQSLSFIGIKVFSAILGIRYNGDKSRLHDLRFLHLLDMVRSIFIPPDHEAMLQDRDEGFPLEYWYKPFDTIPSVSKLRRAGIKVNPRKDYLLVAEFRDRVIEIPNIILNDFMCSFLVNCVAFEQRHSNSSKHFSVYALLLGCLVNTAGDVEYLCDRHVIDNYIGTDAEAACFINILGKDLTFDIDYINLWSLFFNVNEYYQNRLNRQWTSFKREYFDKPWLWISALVALVLSVLTFLQTYYTIYDHYVHPKN, encoded by the coding sequence ATGGGAAGCAATTTTGTTCAAGGAGAAGCCAGTCACATCGTCAGTTTTGATGAATACCAAGAGGAGTACTTCAGCAATATTGAACACCCTATGTCCGGACGCACCTCAAGGTCAGGAAGCGAAACCCCGATGGTAAGCCAGCGTCAAGATGGGGTCGACGAGGGCCTTAATGTAGACCACTCTATGTCCAGACACACCTCAAGGTCAGAAAGCAACGCCACGATAGAAAGCCAGCGTCAAGAAGGGGTCGACGAGGGCCTCCTACAGATGATGAGAAACAGGATCTCCATGACTGCCCCATTGTTACGTAGAGAACCCGCCGCCGGTGAAAACCCTTGCATCTTCAGGCTTCCGCAGCGGTTCAAGAACATCAACGGTAAGTCGTACGAGCCGCAGATGGTCTCCATCGGACCGTACCACCGCGGCAAGCCTCACCTCCACATGATGGAGGAGCACAAGTGGCGGTGCCTCGCCTACATTCTCAAGAGGCCCCAAGACCTAAAGGTCTACTTGGATAGCATACTTCCACTTGAAAAGAAAGCCAGAGAGTGTTATTCCGAAACCATCAACCTCAGTACCAGTGAGTTCCTCCAAATGATGGTTCTTGATGgttgttttattttagaattGCTTCACTTTCTTTACTCGGTGGAAATCGAAGAGACACGGGAAGTTAAACGCCACCCTTTTGCCCGGATGAGGAGGGTAATATTACTGAACATCTACGGGGACTTGCTCTTTCTTGAGAATCAGATCCCATCTTTTGTTCTGCAAGAGTTATTTCTACTTTCAAGGATGACTTGGCACGGTACAGATCAGTCTTTGTCCTTTATCGGCATAAAAGTTTTTTCTGCGATACTGGGAATTCGATACAACGGAGACAAGTCCCGGCTCCACGATCTCAGATTCTTGCATTTACTGGACATGGTTCGGTCAATTTTTATACCACCCGATCATGAAGCAATGCTTCAGGATCGTGATGAAGGATTCCCACTAGAGTACTGGTACAAACCATTTGATACTATTCCCAGTGTCTCGAAGCTCCGCCGTGCGGGGATTAAGGTCAATCCGCGTAAGGACTACTTGTTGGTGGCTGAATTCCGAGACCGTGTGATTGAGATACCCAATATAATTCTCAATGATTTCATGTGCTCTTTCCTGGTGAACTGCGTTGCGTTTGAGCAACGCCACAGTAACAGTTCCAAGCACTTCTCCGTCTACGCCCTTTTGTTGGGCTGCCTTGTAAACACAGCCGGGGATGTCGAGTACCTTTGTGACCGCCACGTCATTGACAATTACATTGGGACGGACGCCGAGGCTGCGTGCTTCATCAACATTTTGGGAAAGGACTTGACCTTTGATATTGATTACATTAATTTGTGGAGCTTGTTCTTCAATGTTAACGAGTATTATCAGAATAGGCTCAATAGGCAGTGGACGAGCTTCAAGCGTGAGTATTTTGACAAGCCATGGTTGTGGATTTCAGCATTGGTTGCCCTGGTGCTATCCGTGCTTACATTTTTGCAGACCTACTACACCATCTATGATCATTATGTACatcctaaaaactaa